One Pectobacterium colocasium DNA segment encodes these proteins:
- a CDS encoding EAL domain-containing protein gives MNTTTLNIDGKILRLTAEFQPIIHLPHNKIFRYEALARFYNSEGTLISTQQTIDKIEKYKAIDKVTDFMFDVVCQVIKNKSSMTISFNLSHLLFNNSAYLETLYQKCVMHQVSPKNIEIEISEKTTRQQLIDGIPFLNQAKKYGFMLSLDDFGAGNLQIDSLSLFDFDTIKIDRSIIDGIGKEETKSQKLKVLLNKLIPLGVNIICEGVEKATDLNRLNKYHPIGIQGYIFYRPLTFSQLRLLEGF, from the coding sequence ATGAATACAACAACATTGAATATTGATGGAAAAATTCTTAGGCTGACCGCAGAGTTCCAGCCTATCATCCATCTCCCTCACAATAAAATATTCCGCTATGAAGCCCTCGCCAGGTTTTATAATTCGGAAGGGACGCTCATATCGACTCAACAAACAATAGATAAAATAGAGAAGTATAAAGCAATTGATAAAGTGACAGACTTTATGTTTGATGTAGTCTGTCAGGTAATAAAAAACAAAAGCAGCATGACAATATCATTCAATCTTTCACATTTACTGTTTAATAACTCTGCCTATCTGGAAACGTTATACCAAAAATGCGTCATGCATCAGGTTAGCCCAAAGAATATAGAAATAGAGATCAGTGAAAAAACGACCCGACAGCAGTTAATAGACGGGATCCCCTTTTTAAATCAGGCCAAGAAATATGGCTTTATGCTTTCATTAGATGACTTCGGCGCAGGAAATCTACAAATAGACAGCCTGAGCCTGTTTGACTTCGATACCATAAAAATCGATCGCTCTATTATCGATGGCATCGGTAAAGAAGAGACAAAATCACAAAAACTAAAGGTCTTATTAAACAAACTCATTCCTCTTGGCGTAAACATTATCTGTGAAGGCGTGGAGAAGGCGACCGATTTGAACAGGTTAAACAAATACCACCCCATTGGGATTCAAGGATATATCTTCTATCGGCCACTCACATTCAGCCAATTAAGGCTGTTGGAAGGCTTTTAG
- a CDS encoding glycoside hydrolase family 28 protein, with protein sequence MKHSIQSYSPAADGITLDTAVFQQAIDRIAAQGGGTLTVEPGRYLLGGLLLPSNFCLLLEAGAELIVSGDYEQFTQATTISMAELSHRAFLYAYQQRNVTICGQGKIMGNADAYFSAESDDQGYRLPAQHRPRIVVFEDCEHVRLCDFTIEHAPMWTVHLVSCRQIIVERLTIDNDLSMANTDALDLDSCQQVQISNCSLSAADDALCIKTTHKPPHLQRKVQQVVISNCLLRSKSCALKVGTETFADIEDISVSNCAIYETNRAIGLISRDGGTFRRLQFSNITFHCVAAHPCHWGKADPIFISVRYRDPVIEPGRIEAVQFSQIAGISEGAINLHSTPVGYIRDVHFHAVHLEQRQSDSPEQGMYDVRPPCNPERPTGMGLDNAYRVDPTTGRAFGVEAYPGGMPALFARGVVNLTTSHMTFHRPEPLPSGWSHATIVQLEE encoded by the coding sequence ATGAAACACTCTATTCAGTCATACTCCCCCGCTGCCGACGGCATCACGCTGGATACCGCCGTCTTTCAACAGGCTATCGATCGGATTGCGGCACAGGGCGGCGGCACCCTGACGGTCGAGCCAGGGCGCTATCTATTAGGAGGATTGCTGCTGCCGTCCAATTTTTGCCTGCTGTTGGAAGCGGGAGCAGAGTTAATCGTCAGCGGTGACTATGAGCAATTTACGCAGGCCACCACCATCAGCATGGCCGAACTCTCGCACCGTGCATTTCTTTATGCTTATCAGCAACGCAATGTCACGATCTGCGGTCAGGGTAAGATCATGGGAAATGCCGACGCCTATTTCTCGGCAGAATCTGACGATCAGGGCTATCGCCTGCCTGCGCAACATCGACCACGCATTGTAGTCTTTGAGGATTGCGAACACGTTCGCCTGTGTGATTTTACGATTGAGCACGCCCCAATGTGGACCGTGCATCTGGTTAGCTGTCGTCAAATCATCGTCGAGCGTCTGACCATTGATAACGATCTGAGCATGGCGAACACCGATGCGCTGGATCTCGACAGTTGTCAGCAGGTACAAATCAGTAACTGTTCGCTGAGCGCCGCTGATGATGCGCTGTGCATCAAAACCACCCATAAGCCGCCCCATCTGCAACGTAAAGTGCAGCAGGTCGTCATCAGCAATTGTCTGTTGCGATCCAAGAGTTGCGCCCTGAAGGTCGGCACCGAAACCTTTGCCGATATTGAAGATATTTCTGTCAGCAACTGTGCCATTTACGAGACCAACCGAGCCATTGGCCTGATCTCCCGCGATGGCGGCACGTTCCGACGTCTACAGTTCAGCAACATTACGTTCCACTGTGTCGCTGCGCATCCGTGCCATTGGGGCAAGGCTGACCCGATCTTTATTTCCGTACGCTATCGCGATCCCGTTATCGAACCGGGCCGGATCGAAGCGGTACAGTTTTCTCAGATCGCAGGGATCAGCGAGGGGGCAATTAACCTGCACAGCACGCCTGTAGGCTACATTCGCGATGTCCATTTCCATGCCGTGCACCTCGAACAGCGGCAAAGCGACTCGCCAGAACAGGGCATGTACGATGTACGCCCGCCCTGCAACCCGGAACGCCCTACGGGTATGGGGCTGGATAATGCCTATCGGGTCGATCCCACAACGGGACGTGCATTCGGCGTTGAGGCCTACCCTGGCGGTATGCCTGCGTTATTCGCGCGTGGCGTTGTGAACCTGACCACCAGCCACATGACGTTCCACCGCCCTGAACCACTGCCTTCCGGCTGGAGCCACGCGACGATAGTGCAGTTGGAAGAGTAA
- a CDS encoding ABC transporter substrate-binding protein — MRLLGLIFIAFSALCSVAQAADPVELRLSWWGGNSRHQATLTALEAFQKKYPHISVRPEYTGWDGHLSRLTTQIASGEEPDVMQVNWNWLPIFSKTGTGFYDLNKLTDTLKLQDFPEDALKPATIDGKVNAISTSLNALVMYYNAETWKKAGLPYPTTWDELFQAGKVFKEKLGDNYFPIASPAQDSGEGLLELLNYYMTQKYQIGMIDEKNKRFNYSDAQWIEAFRFYKRLIDEHVMPSSKYYNAFGKVGMYETRPWINGEYGGAHLWISVVKKYADPLAAPGKLELGPYIMTPGSDNSGQFFKPSMLFAISKNTKHPKEAALLLNYLMNDPEGALLMGTERGIPLSRIARQALEEKQKLDTNDLSVVGLSLALEKPMQTPVSSYLEDPQLASLILQTIEQLDYGKKSVEESAKNFSNSGERILKRVIR; from the coding sequence ATGAGATTACTTGGACTGATTTTCATCGCCTTCTCTGCGCTCTGTTCCGTTGCGCAGGCTGCTGATCCAGTGGAATTACGCCTCTCCTGGTGGGGAGGAAACAGCCGTCATCAGGCGACGTTGACTGCGCTGGAAGCGTTTCAGAAAAAATATCCGCACATCAGCGTGAGGCCGGAATATACCGGCTGGGACGGGCACTTATCCCGTCTGACCACGCAGATTGCCAGCGGTGAAGAACCGGATGTCATGCAGGTAAACTGGAACTGGTTGCCGATTTTTTCCAAAACCGGTACTGGTTTTTATGACCTGAATAAGCTGACCGATACGCTGAAATTGCAGGATTTTCCCGAAGATGCACTAAAACCTGCGACAATTGACGGCAAAGTAAACGCGATTTCCACCTCGCTGAATGCGCTGGTGATGTATTACAACGCGGAAACCTGGAAGAAAGCCGGGCTACCGTATCCCACCACTTGGGATGAGCTGTTCCAGGCGGGCAAGGTATTTAAAGAGAAACTGGGCGATAACTATTTCCCCATCGCCTCGCCTGCACAGGACAGTGGTGAAGGATTACTGGAACTGCTCAACTATTACATGACGCAGAAATACCAGATTGGCATGATCGACGAAAAGAACAAACGCTTTAACTACAGTGATGCGCAATGGATCGAGGCATTTCGCTTCTATAAGCGTTTGATCGACGAACATGTGATGCCGTCCTCGAAGTATTACAATGCGTTCGGCAAAGTCGGGATGTATGAAACGCGTCCCTGGATTAATGGGGAATACGGCGGCGCTCATCTGTGGATTTCGGTTGTGAAGAAATACGCCGATCCGCTGGCGGCACCCGGCAAGCTCGAATTAGGGCCCTACATCATGACGCCGGGGTCGGATAATTCCGGGCAGTTCTTCAAACCCTCCATGCTGTTTGCTATCAGTAAAAATACCAAACATCCGAAAGAAGCGGCGCTGTTGCTGAACTATCTGATGAACGATCCTGAAGGCGCGCTGCTGATGGGCACCGAGCGCGGTATTCCGCTCAGCCGTATTGCCAGACAAGCGTTGGAAGAAAAGCAGAAGCTGGATACGAACGATCTGTCGGTTGTCGGATTATCACTGGCGCTGGAAAAACCGATGCAAACGCCCGTTTCCTCCTATCTTGAAGATCCTCAGCTTGCCAGCTTGATCCTGCAAACTATCGAACAGCTCGACTATGGCAAGAAGAGCGTGGAAGAATCGGCGAAAAACTTCAGCAATTCAGGCGAGCGCATTCTGAAGCGGGTGATTCGCTAA
- a CDS encoding PilZ domain-containing protein, with the protein MEHFSPPPAKVISALLQHPYVMSIYAKDMLYALKADVAELNLDKNRIVLAVEYSGSDIDRYLADGGLNFDLEALKGTENIERETYSLCNISTQLFKTDSMFYRLECRLPDSVFVTENRGAIRIPFILGMQARVRIEVYMHTLNVPGTLRNLSTGGCLVEIDLVESIAIDVGQDIPGITLEFPNGESFYAEGRIRHIRPFGNNGYAAVGIQFINLSSSQSEALLHYTHESEREAAYRTGVTGSMVYSSPLFIPGSKEKNLLLRESQEREKRTRQTPMERGVMEVAHRLQIGLMYIKTRNQLPVEIFYDCVDTLIYMVKKERKAFLYALSFLRDEADWVRHAVQVAGRLADMLLLADPHDPHVREAVLGALLHTMGKPLLVNARLPSLKVNMNPTQKAILSGHVEVLCAKLRELDWAISPTCRDVIENANERLDGSGYPQGKRAEQLSPLVRLVSVIKAINKLRHARNGVSPRTPLAAYRKIYEVNAAYDKGVLVKYVQIYGLYPIGSLAKYSGGFLGWVMDIDRKGRPVAVHLVKNLRFPDTNISSVVSKGDLLQVGQLENIVNPDDFGMKVLKI; encoded by the coding sequence GTGGAACATTTTTCTCCTCCTCCCGCTAAAGTGATTAGCGCATTGCTGCAACATCCCTATGTGATGTCTATCTATGCCAAGGATATGCTATATGCATTAAAGGCTGACGTTGCGGAATTGAATCTGGATAAAAACCGTATTGTGTTGGCAGTAGAATATTCTGGTTCAGATATCGACAGATATCTTGCCGATGGTGGTTTGAATTTTGATTTGGAGGCGCTCAAAGGTACGGAGAACATCGAACGAGAAACTTACAGTCTGTGTAATATTTCTACGCAATTATTCAAGACGGACAGTATGTTTTATCGTCTGGAGTGTCGCCTGCCAGACTCGGTTTTCGTCACTGAAAACCGAGGGGCGATTCGTATTCCTTTTATTCTTGGCATGCAGGCTCGTGTCCGTATCGAAGTTTATATGCATACGCTTAACGTGCCTGGAACGCTGCGTAATTTATCGACCGGTGGTTGTCTGGTTGAAATCGATCTGGTGGAAAGTATTGCGATTGACGTCGGTCAGGATATTCCCGGCATTACGCTGGAGTTTCCTAACGGGGAAAGCTTTTATGCCGAAGGAAGAATCCGCCACATACGGCCCTTTGGGAATAATGGCTATGCGGCTGTCGGTATCCAGTTTATCAATTTGTCTTCATCCCAGTCTGAAGCCCTGCTTCATTATACGCATGAGTCGGAAAGAGAGGCGGCATATCGAACTGGCGTCACTGGCAGCATGGTGTATTCGTCCCCGTTGTTCATTCCGGGCAGCAAGGAGAAAAACCTCTTGCTGCGAGAAAGCCAGGAACGTGAGAAACGTACTCGCCAGACGCCTATGGAACGAGGCGTCATGGAGGTTGCCCATCGGCTTCAGATTGGGCTGATGTACATCAAAACGCGCAATCAACTGCCTGTTGAGATTTTCTATGACTGCGTCGACACCCTGATCTATATGGTCAAAAAAGAGAGAAAGGCTTTTCTGTATGCGCTGTCGTTCCTGCGCGATGAGGCGGATTGGGTCAGGCATGCGGTACAGGTTGCAGGGCGGCTGGCGGATATGCTGCTTCTTGCCGATCCGCACGATCCCCATGTGCGCGAGGCGGTGTTGGGCGCGTTACTCCACACGATGGGCAAGCCGCTGCTGGTTAACGCCCGTCTGCCATCGCTAAAGGTCAACATGAATCCGACGCAGAAAGCGATCCTTAGCGGCCATGTGGAAGTGTTGTGTGCGAAGTTACGTGAACTCGACTGGGCGATCAGCCCCACTTGCCGTGATGTGATTGAGAATGCTAACGAGCGTTTGGACGGAAGCGGCTATCCGCAAGGTAAACGCGCTGAACAATTGTCGCCTTTAGTCCGACTGGTCTCTGTAATCAAGGCGATTAATAAGCTCAGGCATGCGCGCAATGGCGTTTCGCCCCGCACACCATTGGCTGCCTACCGCAAAATCTATGAGGTGAACGCCGCCTATGACAAGGGCGTGTTGGTCAAATATGTCCAGATTTATGGTCTCTACCCGATAGGCAGTCTGGCGAAATATTCGGGAGGCTTCCTCGGGTGGGTAATGGATATTGATAGAAAGGGCCGACCTGTTGCGGTACACCTCGTTAAGAACCTGCGCTTTCCTGATACCAATATCAGCAGCGTCGTCTCTAAAGGCGACTTGTTGCAGGTCGGCCAGCTCGAAAACATCGTGAATCCAGATGATTTCGGCATGAAAGTCCTGAAAATTTAA
- the cysG gene encoding siroheme synthase CysG, translated as MNYLPIFADLRQRPVLVVGGGEVATRKIDLLQRAGAEVKIVAQALAEPLAVQHQAGQIEWLAQTFTPELLSGVFLVIAATDDAELNAAVFEAANQRHLLVNVVDDQPKCSFIFPSIVDRSPLVVAISSGGQAPVLARLLREKLESLLPTSLGTMADIAGSWRDRIKTRLHSMPARRRFWERLFVGRFASLVSAGQLAQAEDELQQQLVNQQDEQQLPAAARGEVALVGAGPGDAGLLTLRGLQVMQQADVVLYDHLVSPDVLDLVRRDAERICVGKRASAHSLPQDEINQLLVTLAQEGKRVVRLKGGDPFIFGRGGEELQAVAQAGITFQVVPGVTAAAGVTAYAGIPLTHRDYAQSVLFITGHCRPDGDELDWSTLARGRQTLAIYMGTMKAAEIAQQLIAHGRSSQTPVAVISRGTRHDQQVQIGTLHELEHLARQAPTPALLVIGEVVDLHHQIAWFGQTTPTVPQDSRPAVVNLA; from the coding sequence GTGAACTATCTCCCTATATTTGCCGATCTTCGTCAGCGTCCGGTACTGGTTGTCGGCGGCGGCGAGGTTGCTACGCGCAAAATCGATCTACTGCAACGCGCGGGTGCGGAGGTAAAAATTGTCGCGCAGGCACTGGCTGAACCGTTGGCTGTGCAACATCAGGCTGGGCAGATTGAATGGCTGGCGCAGACGTTTACGCCAGAGCTGTTATCCGGCGTGTTTCTGGTGATTGCCGCAACGGATGACGCTGAGCTGAATGCCGCGGTGTTTGAGGCGGCGAATCAGCGTCATTTGCTGGTGAACGTGGTGGACGATCAGCCTAAGTGTTCGTTTATTTTTCCTTCGATTGTCGATCGTTCTCCGCTGGTGGTGGCGATTTCCTCCGGCGGTCAGGCGCCCGTACTGGCGCGTTTGCTGCGTGAAAAACTGGAATCCTTACTGCCGACCAGTCTGGGCACGATGGCGGACATCGCCGGAAGTTGGCGTGACAGAATTAAAACCCGACTGCATTCGATGCCGGCACGCCGTCGTTTTTGGGAGCGGCTATTTGTTGGACGCTTCGCTTCGCTGGTGTCCGCTGGGCAGTTGGCGCAGGCCGAAGATGAACTGCAACAGCAACTGGTTAATCAGCAAGACGAGCAGCAACTGCCCGCGGCAGCACGTGGTGAAGTGGCGCTGGTTGGCGCAGGCCCCGGCGATGCTGGGCTGCTGACGCTGCGTGGATTACAAGTGATGCAGCAGGCGGACGTGGTGCTGTATGACCATCTGGTCAGCCCCGACGTGCTGGATCTGGTGCGCCGCGATGCCGAACGCATCTGCGTCGGAAAGCGCGCCAGTGCCCATTCGCTCCCGCAGGATGAGATTAATCAGCTATTGGTGACGCTGGCGCAAGAAGGTAAGCGTGTAGTGCGTCTGAAAGGCGGCGATCCCTTTATTTTTGGCCGCGGTGGCGAAGAGTTGCAGGCGGTGGCGCAGGCTGGCATCACGTTTCAGGTGGTGCCCGGTGTGACGGCTGCGGCGGGCGTCACAGCGTATGCGGGGATCCCGTTAACGCACCGTGACTACGCACAAAGCGTGCTTTTTATTACCGGTCACTGTCGTCCAGATGGCGACGAACTGGACTGGTCAACGCTGGCCCGTGGGCGTCAGACGCTGGCGATTTATATGGGAACGATGAAAGCTGCGGAAATTGCACAGCAGCTTATCGCGCATGGCCGCTCATCACAGACCCCTGTCGCGGTAATCAGCCGTGGCACTCGACACGATCAGCAGGTGCAAATCGGCACGCTGCACGAGTTAGAACATTTGGCACGGCAAGCGCCGACACCGGCGCTGCTGGTGATTGGCGAGGTGGTGGATTTGCACCATCAGATTGCCTGGTTTGGTCAGACAACGCCGACGGTGCCGCAAGACAGCCGCCCAGCGGTAGTAAACTTGGCTTAA
- the cysI gene encoding assimilatory sulfite reductase (NADPH) hemoprotein subunit, with protein MSEKYVFSEKHPGPLVVEGKLADAERMKLASHFLRGTIAEDLNDGLTGGFNGDNFLLIRFHGMYQQDDRDIRAERAEQKLEPRHAMMLRCRLPGGVMTPEQWLGIDKFASESTLYGSIRITNRQTFQFHGILKPNVKPVHQLLNRLGLDGLATANDVNRNVLCTSNPVESELHQQAYEWAKKISEHLLPRTRAYAEIWMDQEKVATTDEEPILGATYLPRKFKTTVVIPPQNDVDLHANDLNFIAIADNGRLVGFNVLVGGGLSIAHGDKETYPRTASELGYISVEHTLAIAEAVVTTQRDWGNRTNRKNAKTKYTLERVGVENFKQEVEARAGVKFEAVRPYEFTGRGDRIGWVKGIDNKWHLTLFIENGRILDYPGRPLKTGLAEIAKIHKGDFRLTANQNLIIAGVPARSKAKIEALAREHGLIDDGVSEQRKNSMACVSFPTCPLAMAEAERFLPEFVTKVEDIMQQHGVGDEHIVLRVTGCPNGCGRAMLAEIGLVGKAVGRYNLHLGGNREGTRIPRMYRENINETEILAEIDRLIGLWAQDRQPNEGFGDFTIRTNIIKPVLDPARDFYD; from the coding sequence ATGAGTGAAAAATACGTTTTCAGTGAAAAACACCCTGGTCCGTTGGTGGTAGAAGGGAAACTCGCTGATGCTGAGCGCATGAAGCTGGCAAGTCACTTTCTGCGCGGCACGATTGCTGAAGACCTGAATGATGGTCTGACTGGCGGCTTCAACGGCGATAACTTTCTGCTGATCCGCTTCCACGGGATGTATCAACAGGATGACCGTGATATTCGCGCTGAGCGTGCCGAACAGAAGCTGGAACCTCGCCATGCGATGATGTTGCGCTGCCGTTTACCCGGCGGGGTGATGACGCCGGAACAGTGGCTGGGAATCGATAAATTTGCCAGCGAAAGTACGCTGTACGGCAGTATTCGTATTACTAACCGTCAGACTTTTCAGTTTCACGGCATTCTGAAACCGAACGTGAAGCCAGTGCATCAACTGCTGAATCGTCTTGGGCTGGATGGACTGGCGACGGCAAACGATGTGAATCGTAACGTGCTGTGTACGTCCAACCCGGTGGAATCTGAGCTGCATCAGCAGGCGTACGAGTGGGCGAAAAAGATCTCTGAGCATTTGCTGCCGCGCACGCGCGCCTATGCTGAGATCTGGATGGATCAGGAAAAGGTCGCGACGACGGATGAAGAGCCGATTCTGGGGGCGACGTATCTGCCGCGTAAGTTCAAAACCACGGTGGTGATCCCGCCGCAGAATGATGTTGATCTGCACGCCAACGATCTTAACTTTATTGCGATTGCTGATAACGGCCGTCTGGTGGGCTTCAACGTGTTGGTGGGCGGTGGGCTTTCTATCGCCCACGGCGACAAAGAAACCTATCCGCGCACGGCCAGTGAGCTGGGCTATATCTCCGTTGAGCATACGCTGGCCATCGCCGAAGCGGTGGTGACGACGCAGCGCGATTGGGGTAACCGTACCAACCGTAAAAACGCGAAAACCAAATACACGCTGGAGCGTGTGGGTGTCGAGAACTTCAAGCAGGAAGTGGAAGCGCGTGCCGGTGTGAAATTTGAAGCCGTACGTCCTTATGAATTCACCGGACGTGGCGATCGGATCGGCTGGGTAAAAGGTATCGACAATAAATGGCACCTGACGCTGTTTATCGAAAATGGCCGTATTCTGGATTACCCGGGGCGCCCGTTGAAAACGGGTCTGGCGGAAATCGCTAAAATCCATAAAGGGGATTTCCGCTTAACGGCGAACCAGAATTTGATCATCGCGGGCGTTCCTGCACGCAGTAAAGCGAAGATTGAGGCGCTGGCACGTGAACACGGTTTGATTGATGACGGCGTCAGCGAGCAGCGCAAGAATTCGATGGCCTGCGTGTCGTTCCCGACCTGTCCGCTGGCGATGGCGGAAGCAGAGCGTTTCCTGCCAGAGTTCGTCACGAAAGTGGAAGACATCATGCAGCAGCACGGCGTGGGGGATGAACATATCGTTCTGCGCGTCACGGGCTGCCCGAACGGCTGCGGCCGTGCGATGCTGGCGGAAATCGGTCTGGTGGGCAAAGCCGTGGGACGTTATAACCTGCACCTCGGTGGAAATCGCGAGGGAACACGTATTCCCCGCATGTATCGCGAAAACATTAATGAAACCGAGATCCTGGCAGAAATCGATCGGCTTATCGGGCTATGGGCGCAGGATCGCCAGCCGAATGAAGGCTTTGGTGATTTCACCATTCGTACCAACATCATTAAACCGGTGCTGGATCCCGCCCGCGATTTTTATGACTGA
- a CDS encoding phosphoadenylyl-sulfate reductase: MAEFNLEALNALPKAEQAAALAGVNGQLEQLSAQERVSWALENLPGDYVLSSSFGIQAAVSLHLVTQQRPDIPVILTDTGYLFPETYQFIDALTEQLKLNLQVFRAAESPAWQEARYGKLWEQGVEGIERYNQLNKVEPMNRALSELKAKTWFAGLRREQSGSRGELPVLAIQRGVFKFLPIIDWDNRTVYQYLKENGLSYHPLWDQGYLSVGDTHTTRKWEPGMSEEETRFFGLKRECGLHEG; encoded by the coding sequence ATGGCCGAATTTAATCTTGAGGCGCTCAACGCGTTACCGAAAGCGGAGCAGGCGGCAGCGCTCGCTGGCGTGAATGGTCAGCTTGAACAGCTGTCGGCGCAGGAAAGAGTGAGCTGGGCGCTGGAGAATCTGCCGGGCGACTATGTTTTGTCGTCCAGCTTCGGCATTCAGGCTGCGGTATCGCTGCATCTGGTGACGCAGCAGCGGCCGGATATTCCGGTCATTCTCACTGATACGGGCTATCTGTTTCCTGAAACCTATCAGTTTATTGATGCGCTGACGGAGCAGTTGAAGCTGAATCTGCAAGTGTTTCGCGCTGCTGAATCTCCGGCCTGGCAAGAGGCGCGCTACGGTAAGCTGTGGGAACAGGGCGTGGAAGGCATCGAGCGCTACAACCAACTGAATAAAGTCGAGCCGATGAATCGGGCGCTGAGCGAATTAAAGGCGAAAACGTGGTTTGCTGGCCTGCGCCGCGAGCAGTCCGGCAGCCGAGGCGAATTGCCGGTGCTGGCGATTCAGCGTGGCGTCTTCAAATTCCTGCCGATTATCGATTGGGATAACCGCACGGTTTATCAGTATCTGAAAGAAAACGGCCTGAGCTATCACCCGCTCTGGGATCAGGGCTACCTGTCTGTTGGCGATACCCACACCACCCGCAAATGGGAACCGGGCATGAGCGAAGAGGAAACCCGCTTCTTCGGCCTGAAACGCGAATGTGGGCTGCACGAAGGGTGA
- the cysJ gene encoding NADPH-dependent assimilatory sulfite reductase flavoprotein subunit: MTTPVSPTSLLPLSAEQLTRLQAATGDFSSTQLAWLSGYFWGLVQQPGNVQPGAITATATTAAAVTVPVQTITLISASQTGNARRVAEQLRDDLLAAKLSVNLVNAGDYKFKQIGQEKLLLIVTSTQGEGEPPEEAVALHKFLLSKKAPALKDTAFAVFGLGDTSYEFFSKAGKDFDSRLAELGAERLLDRVDADVDYQTLAEQWRRQLVDILQARVPVQGTAVAQLASQGALDEITSSPYSKVSPLHATFAVNQKVTGRNSEKDVRHIEIDLGDSGLRYQPGDALGVWFDNDPALVQELLELLWLKGDESVSVDGKMLPLSQALKSHFELTQNTAPIVEKYAALSRNETLLSLIADKPALQQFAQRTPLVDMMRQAPTELTADQLLGLLRPLTPRLYSIASSQAEVESEVHITVGVVRYDYEGRARAGGASSYLADRLSEDDEIRVFIEHNDNFRLPANSDTPVIMIGPGTGIAPFRAFMQQRDAEGAGGKNWLFFGNPHFTEDFLYQVEWQRYVKDGLLTHIDLAWSRDQAHKIYVQDKLREKGAEVWRWIQDGAHLYVCGDANRMAKDVEQALLDVIVEHGGMDSEQADEFLSDLRLERRYQRDVY; this comes from the coding sequence ATGACTACTCCGGTTTCCCCCACTTCATTGCTTCCGCTGAGTGCGGAGCAATTAACGCGTTTACAGGCGGCAACCGGTGATTTCTCATCGACTCAGCTGGCCTGGCTATCCGGTTATTTCTGGGGGCTGGTTCAGCAGCCTGGGAATGTGCAGCCGGGGGCGATAACCGCCACGGCAACGACCGCCGCCGCAGTCACGGTGCCAGTACAAACGATCACACTGATCTCCGCCTCACAGACTGGCAATGCGCGCCGGGTCGCGGAACAGCTGCGTGACGATCTGCTGGCGGCCAAGCTGTCCGTCAATCTGGTCAATGCGGGTGATTACAAGTTTAAGCAAATCGGGCAGGAAAAACTGCTGTTGATCGTGACGTCGACGCAGGGAGAAGGGGAGCCGCCGGAAGAGGCGGTTGCGCTGCATAAGTTCCTGCTGTCCAAAAAAGCGCCGGCGCTGAAAGACACGGCATTTGCTGTGTTTGGTCTGGGTGATACCTCTTACGAATTCTTCAGCAAGGCAGGTAAGGATTTCGACAGCCGTCTGGCTGAGTTAGGCGCTGAACGTCTGCTGGATCGCGTTGATGCCGATGTGGATTATCAGACGCTGGCCGAGCAATGGCGCCGCCAGTTAGTTGATATTTTGCAGGCGCGGGTCCCGGTGCAGGGAACGGCGGTAGCACAGCTCGCTTCTCAAGGGGCACTGGATGAAATTACCAGCAGCCCATACAGCAAAGTGTCCCCGCTGCATGCCACGTTTGCGGTGAATCAGAAAGTCACCGGACGTAACTCCGAAAAAGATGTGCGCCATATTGAGATCGATCTCGGGGATTCCGGTTTGCGTTATCAGCCAGGTGACGCGCTGGGCGTGTGGTTTGATAACGATCCCGCGTTGGTGCAGGAACTACTGGAGTTGCTGTGGCTGAAAGGCGATGAGTCTGTCAGCGTTGACGGCAAGATGCTGCCATTATCGCAGGCGCTGAAAAGCCACTTCGAGCTGACGCAGAACACGGCGCCGATCGTCGAGAAATATGCGGCACTGTCGCGTAATGAAACACTGCTGTCGCTGATAGCCGATAAACCTGCGCTGCAACAGTTTGCACAGCGTACGCCGCTGGTGGATATGATGCGACAGGCACCGACTGAACTGACGGCGGATCAACTGCTGGGTCTGCTGCGTCCGCTGACGCCGCGTCTTTATTCCATTGCCTCGTCGCAGGCGGAAGTCGAAAGCGAAGTGCACATCACCGTTGGTGTGGTGCGCTACGACTACGAAGGGCGCGCGCGCGCGGGTGGCGCATCCAGCTATCTGGCCGACAGGCTGAGCGAAGACGATGAAATCCGCGTGTTCATCGAACATAACGATAACTTCCGTCTGCCTGCCAATTCCGACACGCCGGTTATCATGATTGGGCCAGGCACGGGGATTGCGCCGTTCCGTGCGTTTATGCAGCAGCGCGATGCCGAAGGAGCCGGGGGGAAAAACTGGCTGTTCTTCGGTAACCCACACTTCACGGAAGATTTTCTGTATCAGGTTGAATGGCAGCGCTACGTTAAAGACGGTCTGCTGACCCATATCGATCTGGCCTGGTCACGCGATCAAGCACACAAGATCTATGTACAGGACAAACTGCGCGAAAAAGGCGCAGAAGTCTGGCGCTGGATTCAGGACGGGGCGCACCTGTATGTATGTGGTGATGCCAACCGTATGGCCAAAGACGTCGAGCAGGCGCTGTTGGATGTAATAGTTGAGCATGGCGGCATGGACAGTGAACAAGCCGATGAATTTTTAAGTGACCTGCGCCTTGAGCGCCGTTATCAGCGAGATGTGTACTAA